Proteins co-encoded in one Arachis hypogaea cultivar Tifrunner chromosome 11, arahy.Tifrunner.gnm2.J5K5, whole genome shotgun sequence genomic window:
- the LOC112723260 gene encoding uncharacterized protein, whose translation MDGDEAPFPSPFPRQSSSSLLNDITNFRTPKRPSVNPTVETPNTKFFTASKLTPRFSSSSASASRRRPSLAPPTKKSVAAAARKLKAFQVEQAQSSRKAQVKKEQSLKSLAKSITVWLNFLLQNPASCGCDLSIAGVPVGDGTTTMPAPKGKRDSGPGISVGVDSSWRTPKRQRKTWSRNEYRAGNENAALELPNLVFSSLSDSLKDVCSFEYLKQRMRVYLSLGSCKEIFEVMSLVTKTIDGERLSMKAHCPIVTDVGLKNKAIGILMCYNPIWLRIGLYIIFGGDSLLSSEDVDSDQDVKYLKMLIDKLFFSHEGLAKAFSYNKMVEGVYRARYYENLGNVILKRILLLVLVLDKAKCQSCLPLEYGIDGLDGGSPLLFRAESWIRSSSQLIHEFLSSDVMHGEGNLLAHLLILGYKVSHQQGHLVGYDFSVRDLFVDLQDGVKLCRAIQLLQHNPSILMKIVVPSDTRKKNLANCVLALQYLKQASVSLHDEDGMMILADDIVSGDKELTLSLLWNMFVHLQLPLLVDKTSLVGEISKIRGIGMDLINSANSTSLEMLLNWIQAVCENYGCGIDSFHSLVDGKAIWCLLDYYFQKKFHNSCSLKEVNMKSNKASVMSVDEYSDALYNFILSQKLTTILGNFPEVLQISELLQYNGARSDRSVVILLVFLASQLFVKKNVDQLNFHKLLGYDCQSANRRHLRMVQCLSSSESVQNPDDSYVQGNEDAARKFKAIQAWWQDMAERNCIRKPDFSNLQRSRTIESGTDTKREYAAKVIQSRFRGFITRSKFHTMINAVTFLQSVFRAWMRARQELVCVAYTTSQACDFSCDVLRHSQTYRRYAMLFVHRHSLVRLKRSAKLIQQAVRSWLYCRQQQGCSRCPSVRTLDPVTAAITIQKFVRGWMARYRYIFELDLKEKAMNLAQQNITLDLHTNAAVTIQLAWKNYRCCKSTCQKQHLLATKIQSNFRRWFLRKRFLNHVKATIKVQSYFRMWRCVKALQHLKVTSRAATFIQAFLRGWIARKEACARKNHIVDIQRHCRLLAGETGLLAQKRCCSEDPVYYTKHGMPKGSQLSKRCCVGDPAFYQGGFSLKSAIRLLMHVLCGASTLRALIPISCISRPVGVCSFQLELLLSSVVKLQRWWKRLLFHKLANKYAMIIQSCARGWMARRKANIYRYQIVVVQEDAAVEIQRFVRGHITRNRLLGCASSLRAAIPVDSISSPVGCCSIQLKLFLFSVVKLQRWWKRFLTQKNMTNSAITIQSCIRGWIAMRKAVLHRHQIVVIQSHWKGYLARRESKQLLDLRLRMKESARNVDDSKRLINRLLAALSELLNMKSLNDVLHTCSTLDMATEHSQKCCEELVAAGAIDTLLGLIRSVSRSIPDQEVLKHALSTLRNLGRYPHLLEVLIQTHNSVQIIVMELLRNKEEGYFIASELMKKICSTHSGVQAVFKSPALLKRLHNLVDELKRKAVYEKRNGRSASAVMKDNRERRLKEAAEILKLIARA comes from the exons ATGGATGGCGACGAAGCTCCTTTTCCATCTCCGTTCCCTCGCCAATCTTCATCCTCACTGCTGAACGACATCACCAACTTCAGAACCCCCAAACGCCCCTCCGTCAACCCTACCGTCGAAACTCCAAACACCAAATTCTTCACTGCCTCCAAATTAACCCCtcgcttctcctcctcctccgcctCTGCTTCCCGTCGTCGCCCCTCCCTTGCTCCTCCCACGAAGAAATCAGTAGCCGCCGCAGCCAGGAAGCTCAAGGCCTTCCAAGTTGAGCAGGCACAATCTTCCAGAAAGGCCCAAGTCAAGAAGGAGCAGTCCCTTAAATCCCTAGCCAAATCCATCACCGTATGGCTCAACTTCCTCCTCCAAAACCCAGCCTCCTGCGGTTGCGACTTGTCCATCGCCGGTGTCCCCGTAGGAGATGGAACTACCACCATGCCAGCCCCCAAGGGAAAGAGGGACAGTGGCCCTGGGATCTCGGTTGGGGTCGATTCATCTTGGCGAACTCCCAAGAGGCAGAGAAAGACATGGTCCAGGAACGAGTATCGTGCTGGCAATGAGAATGCCGCacttgagctcccaaatttggtGTTCTCTTCTTTGAGCGATTCTCTGAAAGATGTGTGCAGCTTTGAATATTTGAAGCAGCGAATGAGGGTTTATCTGAGCCTTGGGAGTTGTAAGGAGATTTTTGAAGTCATGAGTCTAGTCACAAAG ACAATTGATGGCGAAAGGCTGAGCATGAAGGCACATTGCCCTATAGTAACGGATGTTGGGTTGAAAAATAAGGCCATAGGAATCCTTATGTGTTATAATCCAATTTGGCTGCGAATTGGACTGTATATAATTTTCGGTGGTGATTCCTTGCTGTCAAGTGAAGATGTTGATTCTGATCAAGATGTCAAGTATCTGAAAATGCTCATTGACAAGCTATTCTTTTCACATGAGGGTCTAGCTAAAGCATTCTCTTATAACAAAATGGTTGAAGGCGTGTATAGGGCAAGGTACTATGAGAATTTGGGGAATGTCATTTTGAAGCGGATACTACTCCTTGTGCTTGTCTTGGATAAAGCTAAATGTCAAAGTTGCCTCCCGCTTGAGTATGGCATTGACGGATTAGATGGGGGTTCCCCTTTATTATTCAGAGCAGAGTCTTGGATTAGATCGAGTAGTCAACTGATTCATG AATTTCTATCATCTGATGTAATGCATGGAGAAGGAAACCTTTTAGCACACTTGTTGATTTTAGGTTACAAAGTATCTCATCAACAG GGTCATCTTGTTGGATATGATTTCAGTGTCAGAGATTTATTCGTTGATCTCCAAGATGGAGTGAAACTGTGTCGGGCTATTCAGCTCTTGCAACATAATCCCTCTATCCTGATG AAAATTGTAGTTCCCTCAGATACTCGTAAGAAAAATTTAGCAAACTGTGTTCTTGCCCTTCAATATCTTAAACAAGCTAGTGTGTCCCTACATGATGAAGATGGCATGATGATTTTAGCCGATGACATTGTTAGTGGTGATAAAGAACTTACACTTTCCTTGCTCTGGAATATGTTTGTTCACTTGCAG CTACCGCTTTTGGTTGACAAAACAAGTTTGGTGGGGGAAATTTCCAAAATTCGAGGAATCGGCATG GATCTCATAAACAGTGCAAATTCGACTTCTCTGGAGATGCTATTGAATTGGATTCAG GCCGTTTGTGAAAATTATGGTTGTGGAATTGACAGTTTTCATTCCCTTGTTGATGGCAAAGCTATCTGGTGCTTACTTGATTATTACTTCCAGAAGAAATTCCATAATTCCTGCTCATTGAAG GAAGTTAATATGAAAAGTAACAAGGCATCAGTAATGTCAGTTGATGAATACTCAGATGCATTGTACAATTTTATATTATCCCAGAAGTTGACTACAATACTTGGGAATTTTCCAGAG GTACTTCAGATAAGTGAGCTACTTCAATATAATGGTGCTCGCAGTGATCGAAGTGTGGTGATATTGTTGGTCTTCCTAGCAAGCCAATTATTTGTCAAGAAAAATGTG GATCAATTAAATTTCCATAAGCTCCTAGGCTATGATTGCCAAAGTGCAAACCGCAGACATTTGAGGATGGTGCAGTGCCTTTCAAGTTCTGAATCAGTACAAAATCCAGATGATTCATATGTACAAGGCAATGAAG ATGCTGCAAGAAAATTCAAGGCCATCCAGGCTTGGTGGCAGGATATGGCTGAAAGAAACTGTATCAGGAAACCAGATTTTTCTAATTTGCAGAGATCCAGGACCATTGAATCTGGCACTGATACTAAAAGGG AATATGCTGCAAAAGTAATACAATCACGTTTCCGGGGATTTATCACTCGTAGTAAGTTTCACACGATGATAAATGCTGTCACCTTTTTGCAATCGGTTTTCAGAGCATGGATGAGGGCAAGGCAGGAGTTGGTCTGTGTGGCATACACCACCAGTCAAGCCTGTGACTTTTCATGTG ACGTATTGAGGCATTCTCAAACGTATAGGAGATATGCCATGCTTTTTGTTCATAGGCATTCTTTAGTGAGGCTGAAGAGATCTGCAAAGCTAATACAGCAAGCTGTGAGGAGTTGGCTCTATTGCAGGCAGCAGCAAGGATGCAGTAGATGTCCTTCTGTCAGGACACTAGATCCTGTGACTGCTGCCATTACTATTCAGAAATTTGTCCGTGGTTGGATGGCACGATATAGATATATTTTTGAGCTTGATCTAAAAGAGAAAGCTATGAATTTAGCCCAACAGAACATTACACTTGATCTTCATACAAATGCAGCTGTTACTATTCAGCTTGCTTGGAAGAATTACAGATGCTGCAAGTCAACCTGCCAGAAGCAGCATCTTCTTGCAACTAAAATTCAAAGTAATTTCCGTAGGtggtttttaagaaaaagatttttaaatcaTGTTAAAGCTACCATAAAAGTTCAATCTTATTTCCGAATGTGGAGATGTGTGAAGGCTTTACAGCACTTAAAAGTCACATCAAGAGCAGCTACTTTCATTCAGGCATTCTTGCGTGGATGGATTGCACGGAAAGAAGCTTGTGCACGCAAGAATCACATTGTTGACATTCAA AGGCATTGCCGGTTGTTGGCTGGTGAAACGGGACTTCTTGCTCAAAAGAGATGCTGCAGTGAAGATCCAGTGTATTATACGAAGCATGGCATGCCAAAAGGTTCTCAATTGTCAAAAAGATGCTGTGTTGGAGATCCAGCGTTTTATCAGGGGGGATTTAGCTTGAAATCGGCTATTAGGTTACTAATGCATGTTTTGT GTGGTGCTTCTACATTACGTGCTCTCATTCCTATTAGTTGCATTTCAAGACCGGTTGGAGTTTGTAGTTTTCAACTTGAACTACTGTTGTCTTCAGTTGTGAAATTGCAGCGGTGGTGGAAGCGTCTCTTGTTCCATAAATTGGCAAATAAGTATGCCATGATTATCCAGTCCTGTGCTCGTGGGTGGATGGCCAGGAGAAAAGCCAATATTTACAGATACCAAATTGTTGTTGTCCAA GAAGATGCTGCAGTGGAGATCCAGAGATTTGTTAGGGGGCATATAACTAGAAATCGGCTGTTAG GGTGTGCTTCCAGTCTACGTGCAGCTATTCCTGTTGATTCCATTTCAAGTCCAGTTGGCTGTTGCAGTATTCAACTTAAACTGTTCTTGTTTTCTGTTGTGAAATTGCAACGATGGTGGAAAAGGTTCTTGACACAAAAAAATATGACCAACTCTGCCATTACCATTCAATCTTGCATTCGTGGATGGATAGCCATGCGAAAGGCCGTTCTTCATAGACACCAAATTGTTGTCATCCAA TCCCACTGGAAAGGTTACCTTGCACGTAGAGAGTCAAAGCAACTACTTGATTTGCGGTTGAGAATGAAAGAGTCTGCCAGAAATGTAGATGATAGCAAGCGTCTCATAAATAGACTATTGGCAGCGCTTTCAGAGCTACTTAACATGAAAAGTCTTAATGATGTCCTGCATACTTGTTCTACATTAG ATATGGCCACAGAACATTCTCAGAAATGCTGTGAAGAACTTGTGGCTGCAGGTGCAATTGACACCTTGTTGGGGCTTATCCGATCAGTCAGCAGGAGTATACCTGATCAGGAGGTTCTAAAACATGCTCTCTCAACTCTACGAAATCTTGGGCGCTACCCTCATCTACTGGAAGTGCTGATCCAAACACACAACTCTGTACAAATAATTGTCATGGAGTTACTAAG GAATAAGGAGGAGGGATACTTCATTGCCTCTGAACTTATGAAGAAGATTTGTTCAACTCATTCTGGGGTTCAAGCCGTATTCAAGTCCCCAGCCCTCCTTAAACGACTGCACAACCTCGTTGATGAGCTTAAAAGAAAGGCAGTTTACGAGAAAAG AAATGGTAGAAGTGCTAGTGCAGTTATGAAAGATAACAGAGAGAGGAGATTGAAGGAAGCTGCTGAGATTCTGAAACTGATAGCACGAGCCTAA